In one window of Balaenoptera musculus isolate JJ_BM4_2016_0621 chromosome 10, mBalMus1.pri.v3, whole genome shotgun sequence DNA:
- the LOC118902811 gene encoding LOW QUALITY PROTEIN: protein HP-25 homolog 1-like (The sequence of the model RefSeq protein was modified relative to this genomic sequence to represent the inferred CDS: inserted 2 bases in 1 codon; substituted 1 base at 1 genomic stop codon), whose product MGSQGGIEEMTRREGITKTKFISLTGPGVAITRRDVFRRWVDRSFWILALFVLLXDVKSSADSQLCEPCGPQGPPGPRGPPGLLGLAGPPRVTGPRGIPGVPGAVEKCPCLPQSAFSVKLSGHLPGPSQPIVFQEVLYNRQGHFDLATGVFTCSVPGVYHFGFDIALFQNAVKVSLMWNGIQVWDKXAEAKDSREQASGSSILQLEKGDRVWLESKLDKEESEKGTTHTVFYGFLLSGN is encoded by the exons ATGGGTTCACAGGGTGGTATTGAAGAAATGACTAGGAGAGAGGGAATAACCAAAACAAAGTTCATCAGCTTAACAGGCCCAGGCGTGGCCATCACAAGAAGAGATGTCTTCCGGAGATGGGTGGACAGAA gtTTCTGGATTTTAGCTTTATTTGTCCTGTT CGATGTCAAATCTTCAGCAGATTCTCAGCTATGTGAACCTTGTGGACCCCAAGGACCTCCAGGACCCAGGGGTCCTCCAGGGCTACTTGGTTTAGCAG GACCCCCACGTGTAACAGGACCAAGAGGTATACCTGGGGTGCCTGGAGCAGTTGAGAAATGCCCATGTCTACCTCAATCTGCCTTTTCTGTCAAGCTGAGTGGGCATCTCCCAGGACCCTCCCAGCCCATTGTCTTCCAGGAAGTTCTGTACAACCGTCAGGGCCACTTTGACCTGGCCACTGGAGTGTTCACCTGCAGCGTTCCCGGTGTGTACCACTTTGGCTTTGACATTGCATTGTTTCAGAATGCTGTCAAGGTGAGTCTCATGTGGAATGGCATCCAGGTCTGGGACAAATGAGCAGAGGCCAAGGACAGCCGTGAGCAAGCTTCAGGAAGTTCCATCTTGCAGCTGGAGAAAGGGGACAGGGTCTGGCTGGAGTCTAAGCTGGAcaaagaagaatctgaaaaaggaactACTCACACTGTGTTTTATGGGTTTTTGCTCAGTGGAAATTAG